In one window of Brassica rapa cultivar Chiifu-401-42 chromosome A07, CAAS_Brap_v3.01, whole genome shotgun sequence DNA:
- the LOC103830134 gene encoding uncharacterized protein LOC103830134, whose amino-acid sequence MGEELADTMNLDLNLGPDPESDLQPTLNETVNLADWTNDPSQRSSEAVTRIRTRHRTRFRQLNLPIPILSETHMSIELNQLMGSPVTGAALQTGEGSERGNEDLKMCENGDGAIGDGVSEKKADVEKSSGSDGNFFDCNICLDLSKEPVLTCCGHLYCWPCLFQWLQISEAKECPVCKGEVTPKTVTPIYGRGNHKREVEESLDTKIPMRPHARRIESLRNTIQRSPFTIPMEEMIRRIQNRFERDSTPVPDFSNREASERGNDRANSILNRLMTSRGVRSEQNQASAAAAAIAAASEDINLNPDIATPDLEGETTTRFHPMLIRRQLQSHRVARISNFTSALSSAERLVDAYFRTHTLGRSHQELNHHSPVVVDDRDSFSSIAAVINSESQVDTAVEIDSMVTLSTSSSRRRNENGSRVSDVDSADSRPPRRRRFT is encoded by the coding sequence atgggtGAGGAGTTAGCTGACACAATGAACCTAGATTTGAATCTAGGGCCTGATCCTGAGTCAGATCTCCAGCCGACCCTAAACGAAACTGTCAATCTGGCTGATTGGACTAATGACCCTTCTCAGAGATCCTCGGAAGCTGTGACGAGGATCAGAACTCGGCATAGGACGCGGTTCAGACAACTTAATCTCCCCATACCAATTCTATCCGAAACCCATATGTCTATAGAACTGAACCAGTTGATGGGAAGTCCTGTAACTGGAGCTGCTTTGCAGACTGGCGAGGGTAGTGAAAGAGGCAATGAGGATCTGAAAATGTGTGAGAACGGAGATGGAGCCATTGGAGACGGCGTGTCAGAGAAGAAAGCGGATGTTGAGAAAAGCAGTGGCAGCGATGGTAACTTCTTCGATTGTAATATATGTTTGGATTTGTCAAAGGAGCCGGTTCTCACCTGTTGTGGCCATCTTTACTGTTGGCCTTGTCTGTTCCAATGGTTACAAATCTCGGAAGCAAAGGAGTGTCCGGTCTGCAAAGGAGAGGTGACTCCCAAGACAGTGACACCGATATATGGTCGAGGCAACCATAAAAGAGAAGTTGAAGAGAGTTTAGATACCAAGATCCCTATGAGACCCCATGCAAGACGCATCGAGAGTTTGAGGAATACAATTCAAAGGTCGCCTTTTACAATACCAATGGAAGAGATGATTAGACGTATACAGAATAGGTTCGAGAGGGATTCAACCCCTGTGCCTGATTTTAGTAACCGCGAGGCCTCAGAAAGAGGGAATGATCGAGCCAACTCGATCCTTAACCGGCTGATGACTTCAAGGGGAGTTAGATCAGAGCAGAACCAGGCTAGTGCTGCAGCAGCCGCCATTGCTGCAGCATCAGAGGATATTAATCTAAACCCGGACATTGCTACTCCTGATCTTGAAGGAGAGACCACCACAAGGTTCCATCCTATGTTGATCAGGAGACAGTTACAGTCCCACAGAGTCGCAAGGATCTCGAACTTCACATCTGCATTGAGTTCCGCTGAGCGGCTTGTGGACGCATATTTTAGAACTCATACATTGGGGAGGAGCCACCAAGAGCTAAACCATCATTCTCCTGTTGTGGTTGATGATAGAGACTCATTCTCGAGCATTGCAGCTGTGATAAACTCTGAGAGTCAAGTGGATACTGCAGTTGAGATTGATTCCATGGTCACTCTTTCAACATCTTCTTCGAGGAGAAGGAATGAGAATGGGTCGAGGGTTTCTGATGTAGACAGTGCAGATTCTCGCCCGCCTAGGAGAAGGAGATTTACTTAA
- the LOC103830136 gene encoding putative metal tolerance protein C3 isoform X1 translates to MLLFDDRFINTFSEMEVNSTETPLLSSNDHEAEVYKPKLTCSVSTMKSNFFTGLPRKLRSKIDPEDPFHIDFSNVVGLTRDEKKYYKRQLATLKSFEEVESFIARSEDHVIGEKREEEDRAERAAQEMAMQISNWANIFLLALKIYATLKSGSIAIAASTLDSLLDLMAGGILWFTHLSMKNINIYKYPIGKLRVQPVGIIIFAAVMATLGFQVLLVAAEQLIANEPPEKMSDDQLVWLYSIMLSATAIKLVLWIYCKSSRNHIVRAYAKDHHFDVVTNVLGLISAVLGNAFYWWIDPAGAILLAIYTIINWSGTVMENAVSLIGQTAPPEVLQKLTYLVLRQGADNIKCVDTIRAYTFGVLYFVEVDVELPENLQLKEAHAIGESLQIKLEELPEVERAFVHLDFESRHKPEHSVFSTIPNDL, encoded by the exons ATGCTTTTATTTGACGATCGATTTATTAATACTTTTTCAGAAATGGAAGTCAACTCTACTGAAACACCATTGCTTTCGTCAAACGATCACGAAGCTGAAGTTTACAAACCGAAGTTAACCTGTTCGGTTTCTACAATGAAATCGAATTTCTTCACGGGTTTGCCTCGAAAACTTCGGTCTAAAATCGATCCGGAAGACCCTTTTCACATTGATTTCTCCAACGTCGTCGGTCTTACTAGAG ACGAGAAGAAATACTACAAACGACAATTGGCAACACTAAAATCTTTTGAGGAAGTAGAAAGTTTCATAGCTCGATCTGAAGACCATGTAATCGGtgaaaaaagagaagaagaagatcgagCTGAGAGAGCTGCACAAGAGATGGCCATGCAAATCTCCAACTGGGCTAACATATTCTTACTTGCTCTCAAG atatatgcTACGTTAAAGAGTGGATCAATAGCAATTGCAGCATCAACACTCGACTCTTTGCTTGATCTAATGGCAGGAGGAATACTTTGGTTCACACATTTATCaatgaaaaacataaatatttacaaatatcCCATTGGAAAACTTAGGGTGCAACCTGTTGGAATCATCATTTTCGCTGCGGTTATGGCCACTCTTG GGTTTCAAGTTCTGCTTGTGGCAGCTGAACAATTGATTGCAAATGAACCTCCAGAAAAAATGAGTGATGACCAATTAGTTTGGTTATATTCAATCATGCTAAGTGCAACAGCTATTAAACTTGTTTTGTGGATCTACTGCAAAAGTTCGAGAAACCATATCGTCCGTGCATATGCAAAG GATCACCACTTTGATGTGGTGACAAACGTTCTTGGACTAATCTCGGCCGTTCTTGGGAATGCTTTCTATTGGTGGATTGATCCTGCTGGTGCTATTCTCTTAGCCATCTACACTATTATCAATTGGTCTGGGACCGTTATGGAAAATGCAG TCTCATTGATCGGACAGACAGCTCCTCCAGAAGTTTTACAGAAGTTGACATACTTAGTGTTGCGACAAGGCGCAGATAATATTAAATGTGTTGATACTATCCGCGCCTATACATTTGGTGTTCTTTACTTTGTCGAG GTGGATGTAGAACTCCCAGAAAATTTGCAACTAAAGGAAGCTCATGCAATTGGTGAATCATTGCAAATAAAACTCGAAGAACTTCCAGAAGTGGAAAGAGCTTTTGTTCATCTCGATTTCGAGAGTCGTCACAAGCCTGAACACTCTGTTTTCTCTACAATTCCAAAtgatttgtaa
- the LOC103830136 gene encoding putative metal tolerance protein C3 isoform X2, whose amino-acid sequence MEVNSTETPLLSSNDHEAEVYKPKLTCSVSTMKSNFFTGLPRKLRSKIDPEDPFHIDFSNVVGLTRDEKKYYKRQLATLKSFEEVESFIARSEDHVIGEKREEEDRAERAAQEMAMQISNWANIFLLALKIYATLKSGSIAIAASTLDSLLDLMAGGILWFTHLSMKNINIYKYPIGKLRVQPVGIIIFAAVMATLGFQVLLVAAEQLIANEPPEKMSDDQLVWLYSIMLSATAIKLVLWIYCKSSRNHIVRAYAKDHHFDVVTNVLGLISAVLGNAFYWWIDPAGAILLAIYTIINWSGTVMENAVSLIGQTAPPEVLQKLTYLVLRQGADNIKCVDTIRAYTFGVLYFVEVDVELPENLQLKEAHAIGESLQIKLEELPEVERAFVHLDFESRHKPEHSVFSTIPNDL is encoded by the exons ATGGAAGTCAACTCTACTGAAACACCATTGCTTTCGTCAAACGATCACGAAGCTGAAGTTTACAAACCGAAGTTAACCTGTTCGGTTTCTACAATGAAATCGAATTTCTTCACGGGTTTGCCTCGAAAACTTCGGTCTAAAATCGATCCGGAAGACCCTTTTCACATTGATTTCTCCAACGTCGTCGGTCTTACTAGAG ACGAGAAGAAATACTACAAACGACAATTGGCAACACTAAAATCTTTTGAGGAAGTAGAAAGTTTCATAGCTCGATCTGAAGACCATGTAATCGGtgaaaaaagagaagaagaagatcgagCTGAGAGAGCTGCACAAGAGATGGCCATGCAAATCTCCAACTGGGCTAACATATTCTTACTTGCTCTCAAG atatatgcTACGTTAAAGAGTGGATCAATAGCAATTGCAGCATCAACACTCGACTCTTTGCTTGATCTAATGGCAGGAGGAATACTTTGGTTCACACATTTATCaatgaaaaacataaatatttacaaatatcCCATTGGAAAACTTAGGGTGCAACCTGTTGGAATCATCATTTTCGCTGCGGTTATGGCCACTCTTG GGTTTCAAGTTCTGCTTGTGGCAGCTGAACAATTGATTGCAAATGAACCTCCAGAAAAAATGAGTGATGACCAATTAGTTTGGTTATATTCAATCATGCTAAGTGCAACAGCTATTAAACTTGTTTTGTGGATCTACTGCAAAAGTTCGAGAAACCATATCGTCCGTGCATATGCAAAG GATCACCACTTTGATGTGGTGACAAACGTTCTTGGACTAATCTCGGCCGTTCTTGGGAATGCTTTCTATTGGTGGATTGATCCTGCTGGTGCTATTCTCTTAGCCATCTACACTATTATCAATTGGTCTGGGACCGTTATGGAAAATGCAG TCTCATTGATCGGACAGACAGCTCCTCCAGAAGTTTTACAGAAGTTGACATACTTAGTGTTGCGACAAGGCGCAGATAATATTAAATGTGTTGATACTATCCGCGCCTATACATTTGGTGTTCTTTACTTTGTCGAG GTGGATGTAGAACTCCCAGAAAATTTGCAACTAAAGGAAGCTCATGCAATTGGTGAATCATTGCAAATAAAACTCGAAGAACTTCCAGAAGTGGAAAGAGCTTTTGTTCATCTCGATTTCGAGAGTCGTCACAAGCCTGAACACTCTGTTTTCTCTACAATTCCAAAtgatttgtaa
- the LOC103830133 gene encoding vesicle-associated protein 1-2, translating to MSNELLDIDPIDLQFPFELKKQISSSLYLANKTDDYVAFKVKTTNPKKYCVRPNTGVVLPRSSSEVLVTMQAQKEAPADMQCKDKFLLQCVVASPGATAKDVTPEMFSKEAGHRVEETKLRVVYVDPPQPPSPVREGSEEGSSPRASVSDSANVSDFTTAPRFRVDRLEPQENSSEARALITRLTEEKKSALQLNKKLQQELEQLKRESKRSQSGGGIPFMYVLLVGLIGLILGYIMTRT from the exons ATGAGTAACGAGCTTCTCGACATCGATCCTATCGACCTTCAATTCCCTT TTGAATTGAAGAAGCAGATCTCTTCGTCTCTCTATTTGGCTAACAAGACGGACGATTATGTCGCCTTCAAG GTTAAAACGACGAATCCGAAGAAGTATTGTGTGAGGCCTAACACTGGTGTTGTTCTTCCGAGATCCTCTTCCGAAGTTCTAG TGACCATGCAAGCGCAAAAGGAAGCTCCTGCTGATATGCAGTGCAAGGACAAGTTCTTGCTTCAGTGTGTTGTGGCTAGTCCTGGTGCCACTGCCAAGGATGTTACTCCTGAGATG TTTAGCAAAGAGGCAGGGCATCGAGTTGAGGAGACTAAATTGAGAGTTGTCTATGTTGATCCACCACAGCCACCATCACCGGTTCGTGAAGGATCCGAAGAGGGCTCTTCACCGAGAGCTTCTGTCTCAGACAGTGCGAACGTTTCTGATTTTACTACT GCTCCAAGATTTAGAGTGGACAGGCTTGAACCTCAGGAAAACTCATCTGAG GCGAGAGCTCTCATCACAAGGCTCACCGAGGAAAAGAAGTCTGCGCTTCAACTAAACAAGAAACTTCAACAAGAATTG GAGCAGTTGAAGCGTGAAAGCAAGAGGAGTCAGAGTGGTGGTGGAATTCCGTTCATGTACGTTCTGCTGGTGGGATTAATCGGTCTAATCTTGGGATACATCATGACGAGGACATGA
- the LOC103830139 gene encoding uncharacterized protein LOC103830139 encodes MASPSDPTDSSRDPATDPDTLPTNPNPPQKPTVEQGGETLNLESTQRDLEAVDQQPDPSIEESKNEDDETDAAQAVTSSNYRRGGGPKKKKGFLKKRKQQEKSREKLEVLLKTLKPIPFVPAKALDFSRHEKLLKTLGIWEFLHLEFDQNIRQDLVANLVAYYSPESRCSYVNGSRVNVTRADLARALKLPKKKDIVVAEEEREVLERDESAKFVDEILETWVLLHTDDMWIMPVEVVEWGRDVKEKKLEKLDWAALLWFMVEKELKAGPELGDCFFASHLQLLIRSQKEDLLREESNDDEEDDVKEVEVLVKSPKEDCLEVKEEDDDVKEVGVVVKSPKEDSLEVKEEEDVGAADSGRDNCATDATELKEEETYVEEHMIELNLGQETVSEMVAEEEQQGPVEEQPMDVEEDKKEEVEKWSWNDDTHAGSTSHFLRHCDLSIATEGDEENNIEGPMEMGEDEQIEDLEEEETEEDKERHEGGFPFFPNGDSLHGDGMLGDVSPLRFASGLQMHGNSTGGHFLASRVDMHMAMGSGSNTNNKRQIDHENDMSYHNPDGKRMRTEEPSWDEKPQPVEVCVDQIVLWAEKARMSCAQKDRERAQSAMNQEYLMSELQRKDEMIHDLERSKYEEQQRKDLMIYRLESELRMMTSVLEGYRKALKETKKASNEHRKRCPLRDDKPVYKDVKGSGGLVLSVAEIEKLRLKREGEDKMTRARIERQIEEFGSEWFKVFQEQMDAVESLNERLIVVENEVKICREALSESKNDEPFEAVTADAATEET; translated from the coding sequence ATGGCTTCACCGTCAGATCCCACCGATTCCTCTCGAGATCCAGCTACAGACCCAGATACTCTTCCCACGAACCCTAACCCACCGCAGAAACCCACCGTAGAGCAAGGAGGCGAAACCCTAAACCTAGAATCAACCCAGAGAGATCTCGAGGCCGTAGATCAGCAGCCAGATCCATCGATCGAAGAAAGCAAGAACGAAGACGACGAAACTGACGCAGCACAAGCCGTAACCTCTTCTAATTACCGCCGCGGAGGTGggccgaagaagaagaaagggttTCTCAAGAAACGTAAGCAGCAAGAGAAGTCAAGGGAGAAGCTTGAGGTACTCTTGAAAACCCTAAAGCCCATTCCTTTCGTCCCAGCTAAAGCCCTAGACTTTTCTCGCCACGAGAAGCTGCTGAAGACGTTGGGGATCTGGGAGTTTCTTCACTTGGAGTTCGACCAAAACATCCGACAGGATCTTGTTGCGAACCTTGTTGCTTATTACAGTCCTGAGAGTAGGTGTAGCTATGTGAATGGGTCTAGGGTTAATGTTACTCGTGCTGATTTGGCTCGAGCTTTGAAGCTGCCTAAGAAGAAAGACATTGTGGTTGCTGAGGAGGAGAGGGAGGTTTTGGAGAGGGATGAGTCGGCTAAGTTTGTGGATGAGATTTTGGAGACTTGGGTGCTGCTTCATACTGATGATATGTGGATTATGCCTGTGGAGGTGGTTGAATGGGGGAGGGATGTAAAGGAGAAGAAGTTGGAGAAGCTTGATTGGGCTGCACTGCTATGGTTCATGGTTGAGAAAGAGCTGAAAGCTGGTCCTGAGCTCGGTGATTGTTTCTTTGCTTCGCATCTGCAGCTGTTGATCAGAAGCCAGAAAGAAGATTTACTTAGGGAAGAATCTAATGATGATGAGGAGGATGATGTTAAGGAGGTTGAGGTTTTGGTAAAGTCTCCAAAGGAAGATTGTTTGGAGGTTAAGGAGGAGGATGATGATGTTAAGGAGGTTGGTGTTGTGGTGAAGTCTCCAAAGGAAGATAGTTTGGAGGTTAAGGAGGAGGAAGATGTTGGTGCTGCAGATTCAGGAAGAGATAATTGTGCCACTGATGCCACTGAATTAAAGGAAGAAGAGACTTATGTGGAAGAACATATGATTGAACTGAATCTCGGGCAAGAGACTGTGTCTGAAATGGTCGCTGAGGAGGAGCAGCAAGGTCCTGTTGAGGAACAGCCAATGGATGTTGAGGAAGATAAGAAGGAAGAGGTTGAAAAGTGGTCGTGGAATGACGACACTCATGCTGGTTCTACTTCCCATTTTCTTCGCCACTGTGATCTTAGTATCGCTACAGAAGGAGACGAAGAGAACAACATAGAAGGGCCCATGGAAATGGGAGAAGACGAACAGATTGAAGATCTTGAGGAAGAGGAAACTGAGGAAGATAAAGAAAGGCATGAAGGAGGGTTTCCCTTTTTCCCAAATGGAGACTCACTTCATGGAGATGGCATGTTAGGAGATGTATCTCCCTTACGTTTTGCCTCTGGGTTACAGATGCACGGCAACTCAACTGGTGGTCATTTCCTTGCTTCTAGGGTTGACATGCATATGGCTATGGGCTCAGGTAGTAACACCAACAACAAGAGGCAGATTGATCATGAGAATGATATGTCTTATCACAACCCTGACGGTAAGAGGATGAGGACTGAAGAGCCGTCTTGGGATGAAAAGCCGCAACCAGTTGAGGTATGCGTGGATCAGATTGTGCTGTGGGCTGAGAAAGCTAGGATGTCATGTGCTCAAAAGGATCGAGAGCGTGCACAGTCTGCGATGAACCAGGAGTATCTGATGAGCGAGCTGCAAAGAAAAGATGAAATGATTCATGATCTTGAAAGAAGCAAGTACGAGGAGCAACAGAGGAAAGATCTAATGATCTATAGGCTTGAGAGTGAGCTTAGGATGATGACAAGTGTGTTAGAAGGATACAGGAAGGCTTTGAAAGAAACCAAAAAGGCGTCAAACGAGCACAGGAAGCGTTGCCCTTTGCGTGATGATAAACCTGTCTACAAGGATGTTAAGGGCTCTGGAGGTTTAGTTCTGAGCGTTGCTGAAATTGAGAAGCTGAGATTGAAGCGAGAAGGGGAAGACAAGATGACACGAGCTCGAATAGAGAGACAGATCGAGGAGTTTGGAAGTGAATGGTTTAAAGTGTTTCAAGAGCAAATGGATGCTGTGGAGTCGCTAAACGAGAGATTGATCGTGGTTGAAAATGAAGTGAAGATATGTAGAGAAGCACTTTCGGAAAGCAAGAATGATGAGCCTTTCGAAGCTGTTACTGCTGATGCTGCTACAGAAGAGACATGA
- the LOC103830138 gene encoding PLASMODESMATA CALLOSE-BINDING PROTEIN 5: MTLPHLHFSLLAATAIMLVAIADAQAGGQVLQAELWCVAKNNAEDSSLQTAIDWACGQGGADCGPIQQGRACNDPTDIQKMASYVFNNYYLKNGLADDACNFNNNAALTSINPSQGTCRYPSSKRVSNGRVADDTSMGSGQADMSRGRRVSTTWILLVFSILMVTWIIHL, translated from the exons ATGACTCTCCCTCACCTCCAtttctctctcctcgccgcgaCGGCGATTATGTTAGTGGCGATTGCGGATGCGCAGGCCGGGGGTCAAGTGCTGCAGGCGGAGCTTTGGTGCGTCGCGAAGAACAACGCGGAAGATTCGTCGCTACAGACGGCGATCGATTGGGCTTGTGGACAAGGAGGCGCGGACTGCGGCCCGATCCAGCAGGGTAGAGCTTGCAACGACCCGACGGATATCCAGAAGATGGCGTCGTATGTGTTCAACAACTACTACTTGAAGAACGGACTCGCCGACGATGCTTGCAATTTCAACAACAACGCTGCTCTCACTTCCATCAATCCCA GTCAAGGAACTTGCAGATACCCTTCGAG TAAGAGAGTGAGCAATGGTCGAGTGGCTGATGACACTTCAATGGGTTCAGGACAAGCAGATATGAGCCGTGGCAGACGGGTTTCCACCACTTGGATCTTGTTGGTCTTTAGCATATTGATGGTGACATGGATAATTCATCTTTAG
- the LOC103830137 gene encoding zinc finger protein GIS-like produces MDELDGERETKDFMNVESFSQLPFFRRPPSKDKSSKPIRLFGKYFTGGDYFGEDHSEINNKKDKEKEEDQTEDDGKDNSINNNRRFECHYCFRNFPTSQALGGHQNAHKRERQLAKRNASSYFHHPDANLYGYHHYPSWSSGSLPAARFYGAGHTLGTSSSYGTRPNGSPFGLWRVPPSSSSVKGSYNTDAGFTSHHDSYNNSTSPFLVGSQPHPPLHVGGSSAQNRMSSYGHGLSPSLKDNVSLDLHL; encoded by the coding sequence ATGGACGAACTAGATGgagaaagagaaacaaaagattTCATGAACGTTGAATCTTTCTCTCAACTTCCATTCTTCCGTCGTCCTCCCTCCAAAGATAAGAGCTCTAAACCCATTCGTCTATTCGGAAAATATTTCACCGGCGGAGATTACTTCGGTGAAGACCACTCCGAgatcaacaacaaaaaagataaagaaaaagaagaagaccaaACCGAAGATGACGGTAAGGACAATAGCATAAACAACAACAGAAGATTCGAGTGTCACTATTGTTTTAGAAACTTCCCTACTTCACAAGCCCTAGGTGGTCACCAAAACGCTCACAAACGAGAACGCCAACTCGCCAAACGCAATGCTTCCTCTTACTTTCATCATCCCGACGCTAACCTCTACGGTTACCATCACTACCCATCCTGGAGCAGCGGGTCATTACCGGCCGCTAGGTTCTATGGTGCTGGACACACTTTAGGCACGTCATCCTCGTATGGCACACGACCGAATGGGAGTCCATTTGGACTATGGCGTGTACCGCCCTCGTCGTCCAGTGTTAAAGGCAGTTATAACACAGACGCAGGGTTTACTAGTCATCATGACTCTTATAATAACTCGACTTCACCGTTTTTGGTCGGTTCTCAACCGCATCCACCGTTACATGTGGGTGGCTCTTCAGCTCAGAACCGCATGTCCTCATACGGGCACGGTTTGAGCCCCAGTTTAAAAGATAATGTGAGTCTCGATCTTCATCTTTAA
- the LOC103830140 gene encoding basic leucine zipper 61: protein MAQLPPKIPTMTTTTPHWPDFSSQKLPSIAATAAATAGQQNPSWMDEFLDFSTTRRGTHRRSISDSIAFLETPSSGVGSHHFDRFDDEQFMSMFNDDVHQNHNNQHSNNVGPTRSSSNTSTPSSDDDNKEPLSTDHNHMDTTPIPSNVAGNDNNETDEVQSQCKTEPQDGPSLNQDSGGSSGNRIHDPKRVKRILANRQSAQRSRVRKLQYISELERSVTSLQTEVSVLSPRVAFLDHQRLLLNVDNSAIKQRIAALAQDKIFKDAHQEALKREIERLRQVYHQQSLKKMENNVSDQSPADIKPSVEKEQLLNA from the exons ATGGCACAACTCCCTCCAAAGATCCCAACCATGACGACTACGACGCCGCATTGGCCTGACTTTTCCTCCCAAAAATTACCTTCCATCGCCGCAACAGCCGCCGCAACCGCGGGACAACAGAATCCTTCGTGGATGGACGAGTTTCTCGACTTCTCAACGACTCGTCGTGGGACACACCGTCGTTCAATAAGCGACTCCATCGCGTTCCTAGAAACTCCTTCCTCAGGCGTCGGAAGCCACCACTTCGACAGGTTCGACGATGAGCAGTTCATGTCCATGTTCAACGACGACGTACACCAAAACCACAATAACCAACACAGCAACAATGTGGGTCCCACGCGTTCTTCTTCCAATACCTCCACGCCGTCCAGCGACGATGACAACAAAGAACCACTATCGACCGATCATAATCACATGGACACCACACCTATTCCCAGCAACGTCGCCGGTAACGATAATAACGAAACAGATGAGGTTCAAAGCCAGTGCAAGACGGAGCCACAAGATGGCCCGTCGTTAAATCAAGACAGCGGTGGAAGCTCCGGTAATCGGATTCACGATCCCAAAAGGGTAAAAAG AATTTTAGCAAATAGGCAATCAGCACAGAGATCAAGGGTGAGGAAACTGCAATACATATCAGAGCTTGAACGGAGCGTTACTTCATTGCAG ACGGAAGTTTCAGTGTTATCGCCACGAGTTGCGTTTTTGGATCACCAGCGACTGCTTCTCAACGTTGACAATAGCGCTATCAAGCAACGTATCGCCGCTTTAGCACAAgacaaaattttcaaagacg CTCACCAAGAAGCATTGAAGAGAGAAATAGAGAGACTTCGACAAGTGTATCATCAACAGAGCCTCAAGAAGATGGAGAATAATGTCTCCGACCAATCTCCAGCCGATATCAAACCGTCCGTTGAGAAAGAGCAGCTCCTCAATGCCTAA
- the LOC103830135 gene encoding E3 ubiquitin-protein ligase SINAT2, giving the protein MAPGGSALKEVLESTSTGMDYEVKMAKAEVNNNKPTKSGSAGVGKYGMHSNNGVYELLECPVCTNLMYPPIHQCPNGHTLCSNCKARVQNTCPTCRYELGNIRCLALEKVAESLEVPCRYQSLGCHDIFPYYSKLKHEQHCRFRPYACPYAGSECSVTGDIPTLVVHLKDDHKVDMHDGCTFNHRYVKSNPHEVENATWMLTVFNCFGRQFCLHFEAFQLGMAPVYMAFLRFMGDENEAKKFSYSLEVGAHGRKLTWQGIPRSIRDSHRKVRDSQDGLIIPRNLALYFSGGDRQELKLRVTGRIWKEE; this is encoded by the exons ATGGCTCCTGGAGGCAGTGCTTTGAAAGAAGTCCTTGAATCTACTTCAACAGGAATGGACTACGAAGTTAAAATGGCGAAAGCCGAAGTTAATAACAACAAACCTACAAAGTCAGGGAGCGCAGGAGTTGGAAAATATGGGATGCATTCAAACAATGGTGTCTACGAGCTTCTCGAATGTCCAGTGTGTACAAACCTAATGTACCCTCCAATTCATCAG TGTCCAAATGGCCACACATTATGCTCAAACTGCAAAGCGAGAGTGCAGAACACTTGCCCTACATGTCGCTACGAGCTTGGTAACATAAGATGCTTAGCTCTCGAGAAAGTTGCAGAGTCCCTGGAAGTTCCATGCCGGTACCAAAGTTTGGGGTGTCATGACATTTTCCCTTACTACAGCAAGCTTAAGCACGAGCAGCACTGCAGGTTTAGGCCTTACGCTTGCCCTTATGCTGGCTCTGAGTGTTCTGTTACTGGTGATATCCCCACGCTTGTTGTTCATCTGAAAGATGATCATAAAGTGGATATGCATGACGGTTGCACATTCAACCACCGTTATGTTAAATCAAATCCACATGAAGTTGAGAATGCTACATGGATGCTTACG GTGTTCAACTGTTTTGGGAGACAGTTCTGTTTACACTTTGAGGCGTTCCAGCTAGGGATGGCTCCAGTTTACATGGCGTTTCTTCGTTTCATGGGAGATGAAAACGAGGCAAAGAAGTTCAGTTACAGCTTGGAAGTGGGAGCTCATGGACGTAAACTAACATGGCAAGGGATCCCTAGAAGCATCCGTGACAGTCACAGGAAAGTCAGGGACAGTCAAGACGGTCTCATCATCCCTAGAAACCTCGCACTCTACTTCTCTGGAGGTGATAGGCAAGAACTCAAGTTGAGAGTGACCGGTAGAATCTGGAAAGAAGAGTAA